A genomic region of Trifolium pratense cultivar HEN17-A07 linkage group LG3, ARS_RC_1.1, whole genome shotgun sequence contains the following coding sequences:
- the LOC123915775 gene encoding uncharacterized protein LOC123915775: protein MAKGLIWATAEDLQRNRGRVLSLYRQILRSLNSPSLPLTFAARIAKKTKVRSMFWVGSDERSLHNIADLIDAAEYSLSFLKKGQFPPRHIT from the coding sequence ATGGCTAAGGGTTTGATATGGGCAACAGCCGAGGATTTGCAAAGGAACAGGGGCCGAGTTTTGTCCTTATATCGTCAGATATTGCGAAGCCTGAATTCTCCTTCGTTGCCACTGACCTTCGCTGCGAGAATTGCGAAGAAAACGAAGGTGCGTTCAATGTTTTGGGTGGGTTCTGATGAACGGTCTTTGCATAACATTGCTGACCTAATTGATGCTGCCGAATACTCTCTATCCTTTCTCAAAAAAGGCCAATTTCCCCCTCGTCACATCACCTGA